GCGGGCCGCCGATGGCCTCAGAAAGATTGTCGTAGCGCCCGCCGCCGCAGACTGCGTTCTGTGAGCCGAGGTCGCCGGAAAGTATCTCGTAGGCCGTCTTTGTATAATAGTCGAGCCCGCGCACAAGGCGTTTGTCGTGGACTACGGCCGCGCCTATTTTGTCCAGCCCGCGCTGGAGCTGCGCGAAGTGATCCTTGCATTCGTCGCAGAGGTGGTCCATGACGGAGGGAGCGCCTTCCGTTATCTCCTTGCATATCGGGCTTTTGCAGTCCAGAATGCGCAGCGGGTTTCTGTCGTAGCGGCTCTTGCATGAGTCGCAGAGCTCGTCAAAGCGCGGCCTCAGATAGTCCTGAAGCGCCTTGCGGTAGACGGGGCGGCAGTTCGGACATCCGACGGAGTTCAGCACCACCTGAAGGTTTGAGAGGCCGAGCCTGCGGTAAAGCTCCATTGAAAAATCTATAACCTCTAGGTCGACAAAGGCGTCCTGCGCGCCGAGCGCCTCTATGTCAAGCTGCACGAACTGGCGGTAGCGCCCCTTCTGCGGGCGCTCGTAGCGGAACATCGGGCCTATGCTCCACAGCTTTGCGGGCTGCGTGCCCTTCGTCATTTCATTTTCCACATACGAACGGACCATCGACGCGGTAAGCTCAGGACGTAGCGTGATGCTGCGGCCGCCCTTGTCGATAAAGGTATACATCTCCTTCTCAACGACGTCCGTCGTCTCGCCCACGCCGCGGCAGAAAAGCTCCGTATGCTCGAAAATGGGGAGATGCACCTCTTTATATCCATAGTCGTCCGCAACATTGCGGCACATATTAGTCACATAAGCCCACTTCCAAGATTCATCGCCAAGTATATCTCTTGTTCCACGCGGCGCCTTGACAGCTTCCATCCTAACCGCCTCCTGATAAGTATGTAGGAAAATATTGATTCCATATTAAAAGGATATAATACTTCATATATGGCGTGAAATTCAAGGCTTAGTTGCTATTTTTACAAATTTTCGCTCATATTTCAGGGGCTTTTGACAAAGGCGCGGCTATCACGTATAAAATAAAAGACGGAGAGTGATGTCATCATGATGGAATTTGTAAGAACAATAGAAGCAATAGA
This window of the Cloacibacillus sp. genome carries:
- the hisS gene encoding histidine--tRNA ligase encodes the protein MEAVKAPRGTRDILGDESWKWAYVTNMCRNVADDYGYKEVHLPIFEHTELFCRGVGETTDVVEKEMYTFIDKGGRSITLRPELTASMVRSYVENEMTKGTQPAKLWSIGPMFRYERPQKGRYRQFVQLDIEALGAQDAFVDLEVIDFSMELYRRLGLSNLQVVLNSVGCPNCRPVYRKALQDYLRPRFDELCDSCKSRYDRNPLRILDCKSPICKEITEGAPSVMDHLCDECKDHFAQLQRGLDKIGAAVVHDKRLVRGLDYYTKTAYEILSGDLGSQNAVCGGGRYDNLSEAIGGPHLPGVGFASGIERVILTMEAQGCSFGRKPANKAYVVAAEPDARLDAMALMRTLRMNCISADMDYMGRAMKGQMKSAGASAEFACIIGATEMEKGVVTVKNLGTSEQQEMTAEQLINKLK